One Calditrichota bacterium genomic window, ATCAATCCAAATGAGACACGCCAGATTGAATTAAGCTATAGCCAGGTTGTGCCTTTTGAATCCGGGCATTATAAGTTTGAGCTGCCAATCCGCCAAAGTGGGCAGGGGGCAATTGAAAACTATGAAATTAATCTGGAGCTGAAAGCCGGGCAGTCACTGGCAAATATTTATTCTCCATCGCACAAAATTGAGATTGATCGAAAAGACAGTCGCAATGTAAGCATACGTTTTAGCGGCAAACATGTTGATGGCAGCCGAAATTTCGTATTGTTTTATTCACTTTCATCTAATGAAATAAATGGATCGCTGTTAAGTTTCCGTCCGCGCACAGACCGTGACGGTTATTTTATGTTTTTTGCAAACCCGGCATTTGGAAACGTCAATAAAAAAGCGATCGCTAAAGATGTGATATTTGTAATTGATGTTTCCGGGAGTATGGGCGGCGAAAAAATTGAGCAGGCAAGAGATGCACTGCGTTTTTGTGTAAATGTGTTAAACAGTGACGACCGTTTTGAGATAATCCGATTTAGCAGCGGCGTGTATTCTTTTTCCGGGAAACTGCAAAAAGCCGGGAAAGAACAGAAAAAAAACGCGCTCTATTTTATTGATAACCTGAACTCCAATGGCGGGACAAATATTAATGAAGCGTTGTTACAGGCATTAAAGTTGAAAAAGAAAAAAGACAACCGGCCAACAAGCATCGTTTTTTTGACAGATGGTTTACCAACGGAAGGCATTACCGATATCAAACAAATTGTACAGAATATCCAACAAGAAAGCGGCAACTTTATCCGCCTGTTTAACTTTGGTGTTGGCTATGATGTAAATACCTGGCTTTTGGACAGGCTGGTACAGGAAAGCAATGGCAGTGTAACTTATGTAAAACCAGGTGAAGATATCGAAAGCGCCATTTCTGGATTATTTACAAAAATTTCCAGTCCGCTTTTAACCGACACGAAAATTGAAATAGACGGTGTTGATATCTATGATGTCTATCCGCAGAAATTACCGGATATTTTTAAGGGCCAGCGCATTATGGTGACCGGGCGTTATCGCAAATCCGGCAAAGCAGAAATTACATTGAGTGGCAAAGAAAATTCCCGCAGGCGCAGTTTTGATTATGATATGAAATTTGCTAAACGTGAAACTGAAAATGATTTTATCGCCAAACTTTGGGCAAACAGAAAAGTAAATCATTTGCTTAATAAGATTCGCTTTGAAGGAGAAAATGAGGAGCTTGTCCAGTCTGTTAAAAACCTTGGTGAAGAGTTTGGAATTGTAACGCCTTATACATCCTATCTTGTGACCGAACAAAAAGCAGAGCTGGCTGATTTGGAATTAAGAGCACCAAGATCGCAAATGACAACAAAATTGCAGAAGCGCAAAGAATCCATGTCATCACGCGGGATGGGCGGGGTTATGTACGATGCACTTGGAAGTATGAGCAAAGATGCAAACAAAGCCAGTGGCTATTCAGCAGTAATGTCCAGTAGTTCGCGTCAGGCGGTGATGGAGGAAGCAGAGCAGGATGATGATATGCTGTTTATACATAAAAATGTAAGCGGCAAAGCCTTTACTTTAAAGGATGGTTTCTGGACTGAAAATGGAGTTGATACGACATCTATAAAAATTAAAACAATACAATTTATGGGAAAAAAATATCTGGATTTAATGAATCAAGATAAAGAGCTCAGGAAGATTTTATCTTTGGGTAACCAGGTTATTTTTAACTGGAAAAAGGACATTTATAAAACTGTGAAATAGGTTTTCTTAAAATATTGAATGAGTAATATTTGTCATTCTGAGCGAATTAAAGTGAAGCGAAGAATCCACTCAAGCAAATGGGATACTTCGCTTCGCTCAGTATGACACTTTTCCTTTAGAATTTGCAACTTGTCACTCAGCTGGCTTTTTTACCGCATTATCCAGCCTGTACATAAAATCAAAAATTTCAAGATCATCATGCTGCATCATCCCGGCGTGGTCCATTTCAAGCTTATCATCAGTCCGTTCACTAAAATTAGAATGATGGTGTGCAGATGAAAGGTTAGTCAATTCGGTCTGTTTATCATCCTCGATGGAGATGGTACCATTACAAGCACAAAAATAAGATTTGTCCTGATCGATAACACTGACAAAAAATATTGTTCCCCGGACAGCAGCAACAGCTGTTGGTGTACGTACTTTATACTTACTGTTTTTTTCTAAAATATTCAGGACCTTTCCTTTAACTATGTTTAAATTTATCGATCCATCAAAGTTGTAGGTTACCTGGCTTTCTTCTCGAACCCGAAATGCGCTTTGCTTGCCAAATTTTACTTCGAGAAACGACTCTTTCCCTGTTTCAATCAGGTCACCATTAAATATTTCCTGACCAAGAGAAACCGGTTGTCCGTTTATACTTGCATCACCAATTAAAAAATAAACGCTTGGTTTACCAGCTAAAGTAACTTCTTTTTTCTTTGTATATTCACATGAAATCAGAGTGAACAATGTTAGGAGTGTGACAGTTTTTAAAAGCATACATCCTCTCTTTCAAATTATTATTTTTGTCTGGGACATTTTTTGGTTTGATAGCCAAATATAATTTCTATCTTTATTGCAATATTCATCAAGTTATCACAAAAGTTAAGTAGAAATAGAATAATTATGGATTTTCTTAATTTAAATAATGCTAAGCAGAGGGAAACCTTGAACTTTTAGTGGGTGGCTGTTATATTTTAGCACCAAAAGTAGTATTAAATATTACCACTTATGAACAATTCCCTGCGATCGTGTCAAATTATTGTTTTTATTTTTATTTTGGGCCTCTTTTTATTTAATCAGCCAATAATTTCTATTTTTACAAATAATAATAGTTTGTTTAATTTCCCGGTTATTCTTTTATATCTCTTTTCAATTTGGGGATTTTTTATCCTACTGATGGCGCTTTTGGCTATTTTTTTAAATAAACAAACAGATTCTAATTCCAATAATCAGGACTAAAATGCTGAGCAATGGACTAATCTTAGTCGTTTCATTTATTTATATTGCCATTTTATTTGCGGTAGCGCGCTATGGCGATAAAAGATCTGACGAGAAACGAAGCATTATTAGTAACCCATATATATATGCTTTATCTATGGCTGTTTATTGTTCTGCCTGGACTTTTTACGGAAGTGTTGGCAAAGCGGCGAATAGTGGAATTGGTTTTTTGCCTGTTTATCTTGGGCCCACGTTAATGGCGCCTTTGTTTTGGATTATCTTGAGAAAAATGATCCGCATTGCCAAAAAGCATAGAATTACTTCCATTGCCGATTTTATATCTTCCAGATATGGCAAAAGTATTTTAATTGGCAGCACAGTTACTTTAATCGCTGTAACAGGAATATTGCCATACATAGCACTTCAGTTAAAAGCAGTTTCATCCAGTTATTTTATTTTAAGCAATTATCCCGATTTAATTACATCGTCAAATTTTAAGGATATTCCCTTTTTTGAAGATACGGCATTTTATATCACACTACTTTTAGCGCTTTT contains:
- a CDS encoding VWA domain-containing protein produces the protein MLQRIFLSIILSTSLLFAQGRIIFPEPLPPKMPAVPIELTKVITSINISQDVAQVKLEQSFQNKSSRRLQGEYIYSLPGIAQIDDFYLYINGKKTKGQLLDSKKARSIYEDIVRRMNDPALLEYADYGLFKASIFPINPNETRQIELSYSQVVPFESGHYKFELPIRQSGQGAIENYEINLELKAGQSLANIYSPSHKIEIDRKDSRNVSIRFSGKHVDGSRNFVLFYSLSSNEINGSLLSFRPRTDRDGYFMFFANPAFGNVNKKAIAKDVIFVIDVSGSMGGEKIEQARDALRFCVNVLNSDDRFEIIRFSSGVYSFSGKLQKAGKEQKKNALYFIDNLNSNGGTNINEALLQALKLKKKKDNRPTSIVFLTDGLPTEGITDIKQIVQNIQQESGNFIRLFNFGVGYDVNTWLLDRLVQESNGSVTYVKPGEDIESAISGLFTKISSPLLTDTKIEIDGVDIYDVYPQKLPDIFKGQRIMVTGRYRKSGKAEITLSGKENSRRRSFDYDMKFAKRETENDFIAKLWANRKVNHLLNKIRFEGENEELVQSVKNLGEEFGIVTPYTSYLVTEQKAELADLELRAPRSQMTTKLQKRKESMSSRGMGGVMYDALGSMSKDANKASGYSAVMSSSSRQAVMEEAEQDDDMLFIHKNVSGKAFTLKDGFWTENGVDTTSIKIKTIQFMGKKYLDLMNQDKELRKILSLGNQVIFNWKKDIYKTVK
- a CDS encoding FecR domain-containing protein produces the protein MLLKTVTLLTLFTLISCEYTKKKEVTLAGKPSVYFLIGDASINGQPVSLGQEIFNGDLIETGKESFLEVKFGKQSAFRVREESQVTYNFDGSINLNIVKGKVLNILEKNSKYKVRTPTAVAAVRGTIFFVSVIDQDKSYFCACNGTISIEDDKQTELTNLSSAHHHSNFSERTDDKLEMDHAGMMQHDDLEIFDFMYRLDNAVKKPAE